A genome region from Jeotgalibacillus aurantiacus includes the following:
- the hrcA gene encoding heat-inducible transcriptional repressor HrcA, translating to MLTDRQLLILQVIIDDFIRSAQPVGSRSLSKKEEIPFSSATIRNEMSDLEEMGLIEKTHTSSGRVPSEKGYRFYVDHLLAPHALRKKDMSQIQSIFADRIMEMENIVQRSAEILSELTSYTSVVLGPELQENRVKNVQIVPITRESAIAIIVTDTGHVESRRFSIPSGLNPDDIEQMVRVLNDRLTGTPLVELQDKMYKEVALFIKRHIANYDLMIEAIAEILNIPVHDKLFFGGKMNMMNQPEFSNIDKLRMFMDVIEKEDSLYPIIKNNSGSGIQVKIGTENNDKALSDISLITATFPVIGGQSGALAILGPKRMEYARVISLLNVLSMDLSKALSKFYETEQD from the coding sequence ATGTTAACAGATCGACAATTACTTATTCTTCAAGTGATTATTGATGATTTCATTCGTTCTGCCCAGCCGGTAGGCTCGAGAAGCCTGTCCAAAAAGGAGGAAATCCCTTTCAGTTCAGCCACGATCCGCAATGAAATGTCGGACCTCGAGGAAATGGGACTGATAGAGAAAACACATACTTCATCAGGAAGAGTGCCTTCTGAAAAAGGATACCGGTTTTATGTAGATCATCTTTTAGCTCCTCATGCACTGAGGAAAAAAGATATGTCTCAAATCCAGTCGATTTTTGCGGACCGGATTATGGAGATGGAAAATATCGTACAGCGTTCAGCTGAAATTCTTTCAGAACTGACCAGTTATACGTCCGTTGTGCTCGGACCCGAGCTGCAGGAAAACAGGGTGAAAAATGTTCAGATTGTGCCGATCACGCGTGAAAGTGCGATTGCCATCATCGTAACGGACACTGGCCATGTTGAAAGCAGGAGGTTCTCCATCCCTTCAGGACTGAATCCGGATGACATTGAACAGATGGTGCGTGTGTTAAATGACCGTCTGACCGGAACGCCGTTAGTGGAACTTCAGGATAAGATGTATAAAGAGGTTGCGCTGTTTATTAAGCGGCACATTGCCAACTATGACCTGATGATCGAAGCGATCGCAGAAATCCTGAACATTCCCGTTCATGACAAACTGTTTTTTGGCGGCAAAATGAATATGATGAACCAGCCGGAATTCAGCAATATTGATAAGCTGCGTATGTTTATGGATGTGATTGAAAAAGAGGACTCTCTCTATCCGATTATTAAAAATAATTCAGGGTCGGGTATTCAGGTGAAAATTGGTACTGAAAACAACGATAAAGCGCTCAGCGACATTTCGCTTATTACTGCAACGTTCCCAGTCATAGGCGGACAAAGTGGAGCATTAGCCATTCTTGGTCCGAAAAGAATGGAATATGCAAGGGTGATCAGTCTGTTGAACGTGCTGAGTATGGATCTTTCAAAGGCTTTATCAAAATTTTATGAAACGGAACAGGATTAA
- the grpE gene encoding nucleotide exchange factor GrpE: MSVSEKENSQEFTETAEETKPETEAVEAEVKSEAEGEEGTQDAAEENWQEKAEEAENRYLRLRADFDNYRRRIQKENETLQKYRAQNVVTGILPALDNFERALNIEVTNDESESLLKGMKMVHASLLEALKQEGVEVIESVGQEFDPNLHQAVMQSSEEGVASNIITEELQKGYKLKDRVIRPSMVKVNE, translated from the coding sequence ATGAGTGTGTCTGAAAAAGAAAACAGTCAGGAATTCACGGAAACTGCTGAAGAGACAAAGCCTGAAACTGAGGCGGTCGAAGCGGAAGTGAAATCTGAAGCAGAAGGCGAAGAAGGTACACAGGATGCTGCAGAAGAGAACTGGCAGGAAAAGGCTGAGGAAGCTGAAAACCGCTATCTGCGTCTGCGTGCTGATTTTGATAACTATCGCCGCCGTATTCAAAAAGAAAATGAAACCCTTCAAAAATACCGTGCTCAAAATGTTGTGACAGGAATTCTTCCTGCACTCGACAACTTTGAACGCGCGCTTAACATAGAAGTGACAAATGATGAATCAGAATCTCTTCTGAAAGGGATGAAAATGGTTCATGCGAGTCTGTTAGAAGCCCTGAAACAGGAAGGGGTAGAAGTCATTGAGTCTGTTGGACAGGAATTTGACCCTAACCTTCACCAGGCTGTCATGCAGTCTTCCGAAGAAGGAGTCGCATCCAACATCATTACTGAAGAACTTCAAAAGGGATATAAACTTAAGGATCGTGTCATTCGTCCTTCAATGGTAAAAGTGAACGAATAA
- the dnaK gene encoding molecular chaperone DnaK: MSKIIGIDLGTTNSCVAVLEGGEPKVIANPEGNRTSPSVVSFKNGEKQVGEVAKRQAITNPNTIMSVKRHMGTAHKVEAEGKEYSPQEISAMILQYLKSYAESYLGEEVTKAVITVPAYFNDAERQATKDAGKIAGLEVERIINEPTAAALAYGLDKMEEDQTILVYDLGGGTFDVSILELGDGVFEVRSTAGDNRLGGDDFDQVIIDHLVAEFKKDNGIDLSKDKMALQRLKDAAEKAKKDLSGVTSTQISLPFITAGEAGPLHLELNLTRAKFEELSSGLVERTMGPTRQAIKDAGLSASEIDKIILVGGSTRIPAVQEAIKKETGKEPSKGVNPDEVVAMGAAIQGGVLTGDVKDVVLLDVTPLSLGIETMGGVSTVLIERNTTIPTSKSQTFSTAADNQNAVDIHVLQGERPMAADNKTLGRFQLGDIPPAPRGVPQIEVTFDIDKNGIVNVSAKDLGTGKEQKITIKSSTGLSDEEIDRMVKEAEENADADKKRKEEAEVRNEADQLVFQTDKTLSDLGENVDEEEKKKAEAARDELKEAIEKNEIEEIKTKKDALQEILQALSMKLYEEAAKKAEAEQQNAEGNSSDDNVVDAEFEEVDDDKK; this comes from the coding sequence ATGAGTAAAATTATCGGAATTGACTTGGGAACAACGAATTCATGTGTGGCCGTTCTTGAAGGCGGAGAGCCTAAAGTAATTGCCAATCCGGAAGGTAACCGCACATCACCATCTGTTGTATCGTTTAAAAATGGTGAAAAACAGGTTGGGGAAGTAGCGAAGCGTCAGGCGATTACGAACCCGAACACAATTATGTCTGTTAAGCGCCACATGGGTACAGCTCATAAGGTAGAAGCAGAAGGTAAGGAATATTCTCCTCAGGAGATTTCCGCAATGATCCTTCAGTACTTAAAATCATATGCTGAAAGCTATCTTGGTGAAGAAGTAACAAAAGCGGTGATCACCGTACCAGCTTACTTCAACGATGCCGAGCGTCAGGCAACAAAGGATGCAGGAAAGATTGCAGGTCTTGAAGTTGAGCGTATCATCAACGAGCCGACAGCTGCAGCACTTGCTTACGGTCTTGATAAGATGGAAGAAGATCAGACAATTCTTGTATACGACCTAGGTGGCGGTACATTTGACGTATCGATTCTTGAACTAGGCGATGGCGTATTCGAAGTGCGCTCAACAGCAGGTGACAACCGTCTTGGAGGAGATGACTTTGACCAGGTCATCATCGACCACCTTGTAGCAGAATTCAAAAAAGACAACGGTATTGACCTTTCTAAAGATAAAATGGCTCTTCAGCGCTTAAAAGATGCTGCTGAAAAAGCGAAAAAAGACCTTTCAGGTGTGACATCCACTCAGATTTCACTGCCATTTATCACAGCAGGGGAAGCTGGACCTCTTCACCTTGAACTGAACCTGACACGTGCAAAGTTTGAAGAGCTCTCTTCAGGACTTGTAGAGCGTACAATGGGACCAACTCGTCAAGCGATTAAAGATGCAGGTCTTTCAGCTTCTGAGATTGATAAAATCATCCTTGTTGGTGGATCGACACGTATTCCTGCTGTTCAGGAAGCGATCAAGAAAGAAACAGGTAAAGAGCCGTCTAAAGGTGTTAACCCGGATGAAGTAGTAGCAATGGGTGCTGCGATCCAGGGTGGCGTACTGACTGGTGATGTAAAAGACGTTGTACTTCTTGACGTAACACCATTATCACTTGGTATCGAAACAATGGGTGGTGTATCTACCGTTCTGATTGAGCGTAATACAACGATCCCGACATCGAAATCTCAAACATTCTCAACAGCTGCTGATAACCAGAATGCGGTTGATATTCACGTGCTTCAGGGTGAACGCCCAATGGCAGCGGATAACAAAACACTTGGCAGATTCCAGCTTGGAGATATCCCGCCGGCACCTCGTGGCGTACCACAGATCGAAGTAACGTTCGATATTGATAAAAACGGTATTGTAAACGTAAGTGCAAAAGATCTTGGTACAGGAAAAGAGCAGAAGATTACAATCAAATCTTCTACAGGCTTATCTGATGAAGAGATCGACCGTATGGTAAAAGAAGCTGAGGAAAATGCTGATGCAGACAAGAAGCGCAAAGAAGAAGCGGAAGTCCGCAATGAAGCAGACCAGCTTGTTTTCCAGACAGACAAGACACTTTCTGACCTTGGTGAAAATGTCGATGAAGAAGAAAAGAAGAAAGCAGAAGCTGCACGTGATGAGCTGAAAGAAGCGATCGAGAAAAACGAGATCGAAGAGATCAAAACGAAAAAAGATGCGCTTCAGGAAATTCTTCAGGCTTTATCAATGAAGCTGTATGAAGAAGCAGCGAAGAAAGCAGAAGCTGAACAGCAAAATGCTGAAGGTAATTCTTCTGATGACAATGTTGTCGATGCAGAGTTTGAAGAAGTAGACGACGACAAGAAATAA
- the dnaJ gene encoding molecular chaperone DnaJ, with translation MSKRDYYEVLGLSEGATKEEIKKAYRKLSKKYHPDINKEDGADEKFKEVKEAYEVLSDDQKRAHYDQFGHTDPNQGFGGGAGFDGFGGFEDIFSSFFGGGGRRRDPNAPRQGNDLQYTMTIKFEEAVFGKETDIEIPKEETCETCGGDGAKPGTKPETCHHCKGSGQLNVEQQTPFGRIVNRRVCHHCEGSGKLVKDKCTTCGGNGKVKKRKKIHVKIPAGVDDGQQMRVAGQGEPGFNGGPPGDLYVVFRVRPHEIFEREGDDIFLDMPITFVQAALGDELEVPTVHGKVKWKLPAGTQSGTAFRLKGKGVKNVHGYGTGDQHIRVKVITPKKLTDKQKSLLREFAEVSGDVPDEQHDNFFDKVKRAFKGD, from the coding sequence ATGAGTAAACGAGATTACTATGAGGTGCTCGGTTTATCTGAAGGAGCAACCAAAGAAGAAATCAAAAAAGCATACCGTAAGCTCTCGAAAAAATATCATCCTGATATTAATAAAGAAGACGGTGCGGATGAAAAATTTAAAGAAGTAAAAGAAGCATATGAAGTGTTAAGCGACGATCAGAAGCGCGCGCACTACGATCAATTTGGTCATACAGATCCGAACCAGGGCTTCGGCGGCGGAGCGGGCTTTGATGGCTTTGGCGGATTTGAAGATATATTCAGTTCATTTTTCGGTGGAGGCGGCAGACGCCGTGATCCGAATGCGCCACGCCAGGGTAATGACCTGCAGTACACCATGACGATTAAATTCGAGGAAGCGGTTTTCGGTAAAGAAACGGATATCGAAATTCCAAAAGAAGAGACGTGTGAAACGTGCGGCGGTGATGGCGCAAAGCCGGGAACGAAACCTGAAACGTGTCACCACTGTAAGGGATCAGGTCAGCTTAATGTAGAGCAGCAGACGCCGTTTGGCCGTATTGTAAACCGTCGTGTCTGCCATCACTGTGAAGGTTCCGGAAAGCTTGTAAAAGACAAGTGCACAACGTGTGGCGGAAACGGAAAAGTGAAGAAACGCAAGAAAATCCACGTGAAAATCCCTGCCGGAGTAGACGATGGTCAGCAGATGAGAGTGGCTGGCCAGGGTGAGCCGGGCTTTAACGGTGGTCCTCCTGGAGATCTTTATGTTGTATTCCGCGTGCGTCCACATGAGATCTTTGAGCGTGAAGGTGATGATATCTTCCTTGATATGCCGATCACATTTGTTCAGGCCGCACTTGGAGATGAGCTTGAAGTGCCAACTGTTCACGGCAAAGTGAAATGGAAGCTTCCTGCAGGAACACAATCAGGAACAGCCTTCAGATTAAAAGGAAAAGGCGTCAAAAATGTTCACGGCTATGGTACAGGAGATCAGCATATCCGTGTGAAAGTCATCACGCCGAAAAAGCTGACAGACAAACAAAAATCGCTCCTTCGTGAATTTGCTGAAGTAAGCGGAGATGTACCGGATGAACAGCATGATAATTTCTTTGATAAAGTAAAACGCGCATTTAAAGGCGACTGA
- the prmA gene encoding 50S ribosomal protein L11 methyltransferase, whose product MKWSEISIHTTNEAIEPISNILHESGASGVVIEDPKELHKEREDQFGEIYDLNPDDYPDSGVIVKAYLPVNSFLAETVDGIKQEVSNLVSFDIDIGANKVEISEVNEEEWATAWKKYYNPVKISSTFTIVPTWEDYERVSSDELIIELDPGMAFGTGTHPTTVMCIQALERTVKEGDSVIDVGTGSGVLSIAAALLKADKVLSLDLDEVAVRAAKENVELNKVENIVTVQQGNLLDQQQETYEVIVANILAEVILTFTDDAYKLTAEGGTFITSGIIKQKKEMVKDALIQSGFVIEEVLSMEDWVAIIAKKPKE is encoded by the coding sequence ATGAAGTGGTCAGAAATTAGTATTCACACAACAAATGAGGCAATTGAGCCAATTTCCAATATCCTGCATGAATCAGGTGCAAGCGGCGTCGTCATTGAGGATCCGAAGGAACTTCACAAAGAACGTGAAGATCAGTTCGGTGAAATTTACGATTTAAATCCGGATGATTACCCTGACAGCGGCGTTATTGTAAAGGCTTATCTGCCGGTCAACAGCTTTCTTGCTGAAACAGTAGACGGAATCAAACAGGAAGTCAGCAATCTTGTTTCGTTTGATATTGATATCGGAGCCAACAAAGTCGAGATCAGTGAAGTCAACGAAGAGGAATGGGCAACCGCGTGGAAAAAATATTATAACCCTGTCAAGATTTCCTCCACTTTTACCATCGTCCCGACGTGGGAAGATTATGAAAGAGTTTCAAGCGATGAACTGATTATTGAACTCGATCCCGGAATGGCTTTCGGTACAGGAACACACCCGACAACCGTGATGTGTATTCAGGCCCTTGAACGCACCGTTAAAGAGGGGGATTCTGTCATCGATGTCGGAACAGGGTCCGGTGTATTAAGTATTGCAGCTGCACTTTTAAAAGCCGATAAAGTGCTTTCGCTTGATCTTGATGAAGTCGCTGTCAGAGCAGCAAAAGAAAATGTTGAATTAAACAAAGTGGAGAACATTGTGACCGTTCAGCAGGGCAACCTGTTGGACCAGCAGCAGGAAACATACGAAGTGATCGTGGCAAATATTCTTGCAGAAGTCATTTTAACATTCACCGATGATGCTTATAAGCTGACGGCAGAAGGCGGGACCTTTATTACTTCCGGCATCATTAAGCAGAAAAAAGAAATGGTGAAGGATGCACTGATTCAGTCTGGATTTGTGATCGAAGAAGTGCTGTCAATGGAAGATTGGGTAGCCATTATCGCCAAAAAGCCGAAAGAGTGA